From a single Streptomyces misionensis genomic region:
- a CDS encoding streptophobe family protein, which translates to MPASPQPGTAPPCGPWRHALEGALAVLAATAVMAVTAWAGLLALGAGAIAPLSRLVPTVLSMAFGGAVGLESAPSAAPAAGGGLLGALGGAGGGLGLSVDGEVRALPLMLTFLGMAVLGTVFFRPLRRRARPVPALLWARAGGALTTAAVLLPVLALLGRGTARMPHSVTERLGAKAGGGGMGGLGGLGAGMGGSGKGLGGAFSSVVFHSDVVATTFLGLLGVCAVLGIGCVAARRTSLPRPVALSRMRLKWHPVVSTLTGMAAVACCLVLALAVLAGAASPAGREQVARAAGALLLAGPGLFAVLLTSGLGASWEAAFRREQGDGGGMLGMLGGGAGAGGAGKDRSVAVGDWSGAGAPLWLIGLVLLLVLLVLAGYLIAGRTPARSAREEADALLGRHLELALRTGVAVAAAVLLCCLTAQVSLRMGINVMGGEMGAVTAGLDAAVRLSALTGFVTATAASYAGSRLHGLRAARRPPVPGPPRRGLRRRTMTAESSPRAGVVS; encoded by the coding sequence ATGCCCGCCTCACCGCAGCCCGGCACCGCCCCGCCGTGTGGACCGTGGCGCCATGCCCTGGAAGGAGCCCTCGCCGTCCTGGCCGCCACGGCGGTGATGGCCGTCACCGCCTGGGCGGGGCTGCTGGCCCTGGGGGCCGGCGCGATCGCACCGCTGTCCCGGCTCGTGCCCACCGTGCTGAGCATGGCCTTCGGCGGCGCGGTGGGCCTGGAGTCCGCTCCCTCGGCCGCCCCGGCGGCCGGCGGCGGGCTGCTCGGCGCGCTGGGCGGCGCGGGCGGGGGTCTCGGCCTGAGCGTCGACGGGGAGGTGCGGGCCCTGCCGTTGATGCTGACGTTCCTGGGCATGGCCGTCCTGGGGACGGTGTTCTTCCGGCCGCTGCGCCGCCGGGCCCGCCCGGTCCCGGCCCTGCTGTGGGCCCGCGCGGGCGGGGCGCTGACCACCGCCGCCGTGCTGTTGCCGGTCCTCGCGCTGCTCGGCCGGGGGACGGCACGCATGCCCCACTCGGTGACGGAACGGCTCGGCGCCAAGGCGGGCGGCGGGGGCATGGGCGGCCTGGGGGGCCTCGGCGCGGGCATGGGCGGCTCCGGCAAGGGCCTGGGCGGCGCGTTCTCCTCGGTGGTCTTCCACTCCGATGTCGTGGCCACCACCTTCCTCGGGCTGCTGGGGGTGTGTGCCGTGCTGGGGATCGGCTGTGTGGCGGCACGGCGTACGAGCCTGCCCCGGCCGGTGGCGCTGAGCCGGATGCGCCTGAAGTGGCACCCCGTGGTCTCCACGCTGACCGGGATGGCCGCCGTGGCGTGCTGTCTGGTCCTCGCACTGGCGGTGCTGGCCGGGGCGGCGTCGCCGGCCGGCCGGGAGCAGGTGGCCCGGGCCGCCGGTGCGCTGCTGCTGGCCGGGCCCGGTCTGTTCGCCGTCCTGCTCACCTCCGGGCTCGGTGCGTCATGGGAGGCCGCCTTCCGGCGCGAGCAGGGCGACGGCGGCGGGATGCTCGGGATGCTCGGCGGTGGGGCGGGTGCCGGCGGCGCGGGCAAGGACAGGTCCGTCGCCGTGGGCGACTGGTCCGGCGCCGGTGCGCCGCTGTGGCTGATCGGGCTGGTGCTGCTGCTGGTCCTGCTGGTGCTCGCCGGATATCTGATCGCGGGCCGCACACCGGCTCGCTCCGCGCGCGAGGAGGCGGACGCCCTGCTCGGCCGGCATCTGGAGCTGGCGCTGCGGACGGGCGTCGCGGTGGCCGCGGCGGTCCTGCTGTGCTGTCTGACGGCCCAGGTCTCGCTGCGGATGGGCATCAACGTGATGGGCGGCGAGATGGGCGCGGTGACGGCCGGTCTGGACGCGGCGGTGCGGCTGAGCGCCCTCACCGGATTCGTGACGGCCACCGCCGCGTCGTACGCGGGCAGCCGGTTGCACGGACTGCGGGCCGCGCGCCGGCCCCCGGTGCCGGGTCCGCCCCGGCGGGGCCTGCGCCGCCGCACCATGACGGCCGAATCGTCCCCCCGGGCGGGTGTGGTCTCATGA
- a CDS encoding response regulator transcription factor, which translates to MATPTSTGRSTTSQDHLLVVDDEPTVRELLRTALCYAGFDVDAAATGQEALDLAVQCPPDLVLLDVMLPDMDGFEVIRRLRALPRSLPGRGGDVPVLFVTARETRQDRLDGLRLGADDYVTKPFDLEELIARINAVLRRTRGEAPARLVVGDLELVPEGHHVTRAGRTVRLSPTEFRLLHFLMANAGRTMSKGQILQSVWEYDFGGDPSIVDTYISYLRRKIDAAEPKLIHTVRGIGYVVRGPRP; encoded by the coding sequence ATGGCGACACCGACTTCCACCGGACGCTCCACGACGAGCCAGGACCATCTGCTCGTGGTGGACGACGAGCCCACCGTCCGGGAGCTGCTGCGCACGGCGTTGTGCTACGCGGGCTTCGACGTCGACGCGGCGGCGACCGGGCAGGAGGCCCTCGACCTGGCCGTCCAGTGCCCGCCGGACCTGGTCCTGCTCGACGTCATGCTGCCCGACATGGACGGTTTCGAGGTCATCCGCCGGTTGCGTGCCCTGCCCCGGTCCCTGCCCGGGCGGGGCGGCGACGTGCCGGTGCTGTTCGTCACCGCGCGCGAGACCCGTCAGGACCGTCTCGACGGACTGCGGCTCGGCGCCGACGACTACGTCACCAAGCCCTTCGACCTGGAGGAGCTGATCGCACGGATCAACGCGGTCCTGCGCCGCACCAGGGGCGAGGCGCCGGCCCGGCTGGTCGTCGGCGATCTGGAACTCGTGCCCGAGGGGCATCACGTCACCCGCGCCGGGCGGACCGTACGGCTGTCCCCGACCGAGTTCCGGCTGCTGCACTTCCTGATGGCGAACGCCGGGCGGACGATGAGCAAGGGGCAGATCCTGCAGAGCGTGTGGGAGTACGACTTCGGGGGCGATCCGAGCATCGTCGACACGTACATCAGCTATCTGCGGCGCAAGATCGACGCCGCGGAGCCCAAGCTCATCCACACCGTGCGGGGCATCGGCTACGTCGTGCGCGGGCCCCGGCCGTGA
- a CDS encoding HAMP domain-containing sensor histidine kinase: MRRHPLALPGRLLHRTSLRTRLLCLATALVAVGLSATGVIVTTSLHGYLQDRVDERLSLTAQIAARLTPPSGDDATRVAKAVSLLRETSVTYVDDRGTVRRAFDAHATPSGGVPDLPRLDRGAVLAHGGRPFTVASRDGDHAWRVLAVVQPDQRIPAGATATPGSVVVATSLDEVDRTVAKTRGLSLTAGLVLVAVLAVAGRFAVRSGLRPLTRIEEAANRIAAGDLAHRVPELADPRTEVGRLTACLNQMLAQIDTAFQARAEAESRMRRFFADASHELRTPLVGIKGYTDLYRMGALASRGDIDQTMARIAQESERLTRLVEDMLLLARLDEDTVHGPAGNPVFPLDLAPMDLRTLAADALHDLGALDATRPVTLTGPGGGRPGTAPALADEARLRQVVTNLVGNAVAHTPAGTPVRIGVGTADDAAVLEVADRGPGLTEEQRARVFDRFYRADDSRTRALGGGSGLGLAIAHALVAAHGGRIELRTAPGEGCTFRVLLPLLERALAADAHPGDSPPVSGS; the protein is encoded by the coding sequence GTGAGGCGCCACCCGCTGGCCCTGCCCGGCCGGCTGCTGCACCGCACCTCGCTGCGCACCCGGCTGCTGTGCCTGGCCACGGCGCTGGTCGCCGTGGGGCTGAGCGCGACGGGCGTGATCGTCACCACCTCGCTGCACGGCTACCTCCAGGACCGGGTGGACGAGCGGCTCTCCCTGACCGCGCAGATCGCCGCCCGGCTGACCCCGCCGTCCGGCGACGACGCCACCCGGGTGGCGAAGGCCGTGTCCCTGCTGCGGGAGACGTCCGTGACCTACGTGGACGACCGCGGCACCGTCCGCCGGGCCTTCGACGCCCACGCGACACCGTCCGGCGGGGTGCCGGATCTGCCCCGGCTGGATCGCGGGGCGGTACTGGCGCACGGCGGTCGTCCGTTCACGGTGGCCTCGCGCGACGGCGACCACGCCTGGCGGGTCCTCGCCGTGGTCCAGCCGGACCAGCGCATCCCGGCCGGGGCCACCGCCACGCCGGGCAGCGTCGTCGTGGCCACCTCGCTGGACGAGGTCGACCGCACCGTCGCCAAGACCCGGGGTCTGTCGCTGACCGCGGGGCTCGTGCTGGTGGCGGTGCTCGCGGTGGCCGGCCGGTTCGCGGTGCGCTCCGGGCTGCGCCCCCTGACCCGGATCGAGGAGGCCGCCAACCGGATCGCGGCCGGGGACCTCGCCCACCGGGTGCCCGAACTCGCCGATCCCCGCACCGAGGTGGGGCGGCTGACCGCCTGTCTGAACCAGATGCTCGCCCAGATCGACACCGCCTTCCAGGCCCGCGCCGAGGCCGAGTCGAGGATGCGGCGGTTCTTCGCCGACGCCAGTCATGAACTGCGCACCCCCCTGGTCGGCATCAAGGGCTACACCGACCTGTACCGCATGGGCGCCCTGGCCTCACGGGGCGACATCGACCAGACCATGGCCCGGATCGCCCAGGAGTCCGAACGCCTCACCCGGCTGGTGGAGGACATGCTGCTCCTGGCCCGGCTGGACGAGGACACCGTGCACGGCCCGGCCGGCAACCCGGTCTTCCCGCTCGATCTGGCGCCGATGGATCTGCGCACCCTCGCCGCCGACGCGCTGCACGACCTGGGGGCCCTGGACGCCACCCGTCCGGTCACGCTCACCGGCCCGGGCGGCGGGCGGCCCGGCACCGCACCGGCCCTGGCGGACGAGGCACGGCTGCGCCAGGTGGTCACCAACCTCGTCGGCAACGCCGTCGCGCACACCCCCGCCGGCACCCCCGTCCGGATCGGCGTCGGCACGGCGGACGACGCGGCCGTGCTGGAGGTCGCCGACCGGGGCCCGGGGCTGACCGAGGAGCAACGCGCCCGTGTCTTCGACCGGTTCTACCGCGCCGACGACTCCCGCACCCGTGCCCTGGGCGGGGGCTCCGGGCTCGGCCTGGCCATCGCGCACGCCCTGGTCGCGGCGCACGGCGGGCGCATCGAGCTGCGCACCGCACCGGGCGAGGGCTGCACGTTCCGGGTGCTGCTGCCGCTTCTGGAACGCGCCCTCGCGGCGGACGCGCACCCCGGGGACTCCCCTCCGGTGTCCGGGAGTTGA